A single Venturia canescens isolate UGA chromosome 1, ASM1945775v1, whole genome shotgun sequence DNA region contains:
- the Lipt2 gene encoding putative lipoyltransferase 2, mitochondrial produces MCKEKFVRVLRAGRLNYGTALGLQRALAEKHKVQEKAGVGGEENVPDSLILVEHEPVYTVGIRDKAYDLETETKLRGLGADYHRTNRGGLITFHGPGQLVAYPIINLKSFSTSVRRYVCQIERMTIRVCAEFGIKAETTTDTGVWVEDRKICAIGIHASRYITTHGLALNCNTDLSWYDHIVPCGIVGKSVTSISKEVGASVTLDDVIPIFKNAFKDEFSCRLIEFPLDEVSELLQTSSSSNSKIGSSPTEPKSPVSARS; encoded by the coding sequence ATGTGTAAGGAGAAGTTCGTGAGAGTACTGCGAGCGGGTCGTCTGAATTACGGAACTGCTCTGGGCTTACAACGCGCTTTAGCGGAGAAGCATAAAGTTCAAGAAAAGGCAGGCGTTGGAGGAGAAGAAAATGTTCCTGACAGTTTGATATTGGTGGAGCACGAGCCTGTTTACACGGTAGGGATTCGAGACAAGGCCTATGATCTTGAGACGGAAACGAAGCTGCGAGGGCTTGGAGCGGATTATCACAGAACAAATCGTGGGGGTTTGATAACGTTTCACGGGCCCGGCCAATTGGTAGCGTATCCGATAATAAATCTAAAATCATTTAGTACGAGCGTGCGTCGTTATGTTTGTCAAATCGAGCGTATGACGATACGAGTTTGTGCGGAATTTGGAATAAAAGCGGAAACGACCACGGACACGGGAGTTTGGGTTGAAGATCGTAAGATTTGTGCTATCGGTATACACGCCAGTCGTTACATTACGACTCACGGATTGGCTCTCAATTGTAATACAGATCTGAGCTGGTACGATCATATCGTTCCTTGTGGTATCGTGGGAAAAAGTGTAACGAGTATCAGCAAGGAAGTCGGTGCTTCCGTCACCCTCGACGATGTGATtccaatatttaaaaatgccTTCAAAGACGAGTTCTCTTGTCGCCTTATTGAATTTCCACTCGACGAAGTTTCTGAATTATTGCAAACTTCGTCGAGTTCAAATTCTAAGATTGGGTCGAGCCCGACTGAGCCAAAGTCTCCTGTATCTGCCAGATCTtga